A portion of the Lolium rigidum isolate FL_2022 chromosome 1, APGP_CSIRO_Lrig_0.1, whole genome shotgun sequence genome contains these proteins:
- the LOC124683826 gene encoding acyl transferase 7-like, which produces MRTAGAGAVAAVTRVAQRVVAPSAPTPGGELPLSWLDRYPTQRALIESLHVFKGRAAGDYAGESPVEAIERALAAALVSYYPIAGRLAANDAGELVVDCTGEGVWFVEATACCTLEEVDYLEYPLMVPKDELLPHPTYPADDPLAEDSLILLVQVTKFECGGFVVGFRFSHAVADGPGAAQFMSAMGEIARGRSAPSLEPAWGREVIPSPPAASVGPLPIPTELRLQYLAMDISTEYIDHFKARFLSQTGHRCSAFEVLIAKAWQARTRAFAFARGSPVHVCFAMNARPALRAPALPHGFYGNCYYIMRVSAPAEAVSDAPLSDVVRLIREGKKRLPAEFARWSRGELDADPYRITSDYRTLLVSDWSRLGFAEVDYGWGAPVHVVPLTNLDYIATCILVRPSAHKPGARLITQCVAADGVDAFHRDMMRLDD; this is translated from the exons ATGAGGACCGCCGGCGCGGGCGCGGTAGCCGCCGTGACGCGCGTGGCGCAGCGGGTGGTGGCCCCGTCGGCGCCCACGCCCGGCGGCGAGCTCCCGCTGTCCTGGCTCGACCGCTACCCCACGCAGCGCGCCCTCATCGAGTCCCTTCACGTCTTCaagggccgcgccgccggcgactACGCCGGGGAGTCCCCGGTGGAGGCCATCGAGCGCGCCCTGGCTGCCGCGCTCGTGAGCTACTACCCCATCGCCGGCCGCCTCGCGGCGAACGACGCCGGCGAGCTCGTCGTTGACTGTACCGGCGAGGGCGTGTGGTTCGTGGAGGCCACGGCCTGCTGCACCCTGGAGGAGGTGGACTACCTCGAGTACCCGCTCATGGTTCCCAAGGACGAGCTCCTGCCGCACCCCACCTACCCCGCCGACGACCCCCTCGCCGAGGACTCCCTAATCCTTCTCGTCCAG GTGACGAAGTTCGAGTGCGGCGGCTTCGTAGTCGGGTTCCGGTTCAGCCACGCCGTGGCGGACGGGCCGGGCGCGGCGCAGTTCATGTCGGCGATGGGCGAGATCGCGCGCGGCCGGTCGGCGCCGTCGCTGGAGCCGGCGTGGGGCCGCGAGGTGATCCCGAGCCCGCCCGCGGCCTCCGTGGGCCCGCTCCCGATCCCGACGGAGCTCCGTCTCCAGTACCTGGCCATGGACATCTCGACGGAGTACATCGACCACTTCAAGGCCCGGTTCCTGTCGCAGACGGGCCACCGCTGCAGCGCGTTCGAGGTGCTGATCGCCAAGGCGTGGCAGGCGCGCACccgcgccttcgccttcgccaggGGCTCCCCCGTGCACGTCTGCTTCGCCATGAACGCGCGCCCGGCGCTCCGTGCCCCCGCGCTGCCCCACGGCTTCTACGGCAACTGCTACTACATCATGCGCGTCTCGGCGCCCGCGGAGGCCGTCTCCGACGCGCCGCTCAGCGACGTGGTGCGGCTGATCCGGGAGGGCAAGAAGCGCCTCCCCGCCGAGTTCGCGCGCTGGAGCCGCGGCGAGCTGGACGCCGACCCGTACCGGATCACCTCCGACTACCGGACGCTGCTCGTCTCCGACTGGTCGCGCCTCGGGTTCGCCGAGGTGGACTACGGCTGGGGCGCGCCCGTGCACGTCGTGCCGCTCACCAACCTCGACTACATCGCCACCTGCATCCTCGTCCGCCCCTCCGCGCACAAGCCCGGCGCCCGCCTCATCACCCAGTGCGTCGCCGCCGACGGCGTCGACGCATTCCACCGGGACATGATGCGCCTCGACGACTGA